TTCCCCGGGGGTCCGCGGAGACCGCCTCCACCGTCGCGCCCGAGACTGGAGGGCAGCGAAGCGGCGACAAGCagccgctgccggatgccccggggttgGCGTCGGGCtccgaggcgaagcgcgcgcgccgtccttgCGCTTCAGGAACGTAAGTTGGCCTTCCTTGCGTCTTGTTCCTCTCCCCTTCTCGCGTTCGTTCCTGCTGACATTTGCTCGTTGATGTGCAGCGCCGCTCCTCGTGGCCTCGTCCTGCAGCTGGCGCCTAAGAAGGCATTGCGAGCATCATCCTCCTCCGGGGGGTGGACCGTGGTCCCACCCACGGCGAGCGGTGGGGTCCTTGGTGAGGCCGCAGACCCCTCCGCGGGGGTGGTCCCGGTGATGGCGGCtagcggagcggcggcggcgctggccgcgggagggggagcggaccctATTCCATCTTCGGTTCCCCCGGTCGCCCCTACGGCGCAGGGCATCATCCCCCCGGGTCCTCAGACCGGGGAGGTGATTGAtcttgacgccgacgaggcgaaGGGGACGACGGCGATGGGAGGTGGGACGGATGCCCCCGCAGCCGTGGCGGGATCGGCGGCGGAAGGGCCGCCTGCCCCTGAGActgcggcggaggaggcaaCAGCGACGGTGGCGGGGACCTCCGCCCCGATCATCCCCGTGGAAGTGGCTCCGGCGGCAGAGGCAGAGGGGCCCGCTGGGGGGACTCCGGCAGGAGTGGAGGAGCCTCCCCTGGTggttgcggcggagggcgaggtagCCGCGGGGATACCTATCTTGCCGCTTGCGTCGGAGGCAGCGCCGCCATTGGGCGACCCTGCGGCGGCCTCGGTGGCGACGAGTGTGCAGGTGCCGGGGCCGTCGGTGAACCCGGCGGCTTCCGGTGTGATGGTGCCGACCTCGACGGTAGCGTCAGGATCGGCTCCCACCTCGGCCTCGGCTCCCCCCattcccagggcgtggagagggtccgtccttcgctgggcatcccgtgaggacccgcctAGACACCTCTTCACCATGGACGACGCCGCggagtggcacaagtggcaggcggtgcagggtggcctcgcccacgcccacgcggctctgtcctcggtGTTGGGGGTTCTGGACAACACCGTTCTCCCCGGTAACCAGGTATGTTGCTTTTCCTATTGGTGATTATCATCTCCCATTGCTTTATCCCTGATGGCACATTGCTTTGCAGGCCCTCCAAgagtgcagtcgggggaaatctgatttcctccgactggagcgggggctctgggagcgcttcaacacggagagggagcgcaccagggagCTGTCTATGCAGGTCGCTGCTGCCCAGGGGGTCATCGGCGACCTGCAAAGGCGTgagggggcggcgctggaggaggcgcggcgatcGGAGGCCAAGCTCCAAGCCATCATCGACAAGGCCCGTCTTGAccacgaggagttccaggctgccgctgagagggcccgccgtGACGCTGAGGAGCTTGcacggctgaggggggagcctgaagccctccagaagaccgtcgagcgcatccggcgcgagcggcacCAGGCTTTGCAGGACCGGGACGCCGAGAAGGccaagaaggaggaggccgagaaggtAGCGGCTGACCTTGGCGCGGAGGCCGGTCACCTCCGCTCGCAAGTGCAGGGACTCCAGACCGCCGTGTCTCAAGGagccgaccgggagcgcgagctgaaggcctgGGCTGACGGTGAGACTCCTTTCCGTTCCCGCGTTCCCGTGGTGTTGTGGTTTGTTCTTGACTTGGTGGGATTTTCTGGATGATTCCTGCAGGCGAACTCGCCAAGCTGAAGAGCTTGCTCGACGCGAAGCGCAGTGAGCACggcgccctgcgggatgcggtccgcgtcgtctgcgacggcTTTGGCGTggttccggaggaggggtcAAGCTCTCTGCCGGCTCATGTCCTCGGGGTGCACCGCCGGGGTAGCGAGATCGCTGTGGATGCGCTTCACACCGGCGTGCGgtgagccttcggggtcttcggctcccactattCTGGCATCAACTTTGCTAGGATGAGCGGAGGGTACGCCGCCggttactccgaggccgagctggacgagatcgacgcggcGGTGTTCACCCTGGctgaggccctcgcgaagctcctggaggatgaggccttCCCTCCTGCAGACCCCCCCGACAAGTTAGCTGTACTGGGCTTGCGCCCAAATTGTAACTATGTCATTTTTGAACTTGTTTCGtgatggccatacgggccttTTTATAACTTTGCCGTGCGACAGTTTCCGATCCCCTTTACTGTTCCTTTGGGCTTGAAAGTTTAGAATACGTTGTCGGgtgtgtcagtaagctttgatgagcgaaggtgccgtagccgctggggcgtaggttttttcgcagtccgatcaatcttgcctgagcaccgttcGCGCATTCTTCTATTTTTGTGTCCAAAAGTCGAGAAAGGGAGGCTcggtttgaaagaaaaaacatttcttttagatggtgccaagtggctggggacggagcccctgatagcccccgaggggtatgcggccctggaacgaggccagggtcggatacccctgagcttgacGGAAAAAGCCTGAACCGAGACGGCTTGGGGTTTCTTTTTCCGCAAAAGAAAAAATTATCGAAATTGCAGACAAGTTtgtgcagaacttggaaataagagctatgggtaaaagcgccttagctgttctatgttccaggcgttgttgaagatctgcccgtcgggagtcaccagcttgtaggtgcctggccgtagtacttgcgcgacgatgaaagggccttcccacgggggagttaacttgtgccgacctctgttgtcctggacgaggcggagcaccaagtcgccgatgttgaaggctcggccttgcaccttacggctgtggtaacgccgtagggcctactgatacttagccgagtgcagtagggctacgtctcgtgcctcatcgagttgatcttgtgcgtcctcgagtgatgcctggtttccttgttcgtcgtatgccttgaccctcggtgaTCCGTACTCTAGAtcggtgggcaaaatggcctcggacccgtaaatcatgaagaacggggtgaagtgcgtcgcccggctgggggtcgtccttaggctccaaaggactgcggggagctcagcaacccaccgtccgccaaactttttaaggcggtcaaAGATCTATGGCTTGAgcccctggagtatcatgccgttggctcgctcgacttgcccgtccgTGCAGGGGTGTGCCACGGCAGCCCAGTCCaatcggatgtggtggtcgtcgcagaactggaggaatctcttcccggtgaactgcgtgccgttgtcggtgatgatggaatttgggatctcgaagcggtggatgatgtcggtgaagaactgtaccgcctgctcggacctgatttgcgccaccggttttgcctcgatccatttggagaacttgtcgacggcgacaagtaggtgggtgaagcccccgggcgccttcttgaagggtccgacgagatccagcccccagaccgcgaacggccacgtgatggggatggtctgtagcgcctgcgcgggcaggtgagtttggcgcgcaaagaactggcaatcctcacaggtgcggactacctgggtagcgtcagcgaccgcggtcggccagtagaaaccttgtcggaaggcgttgccaacgagggtccttggcgcggcgtggtgaccgcaggctccggcgtggatatcctggatcagcgtctttccctgttcgatcgggatgcagcgctggaggatcccagcgtggcttctcttgtagagctcctggtcgatgatgacgaaggatttggtgcggtgcgcgatcctacgggcctccgtcttgtctgccgggagcgtgtcgcggatgaggtagttGAGGTATGGTGCTCTCCAGTCGGTCGGGGAGTCAGCCCCCACCATGGGGTCTGccgtgatttccatgaccatggggTCGGACGGGTCGGCTCCCGAGGCCGAGTTGGGCAAAGCGGTGTCGATCCCCTCGGGACTAGCGCTCGGGCCTGGGATAGGTGGCGTGCTGCCGACCCCCCCCCCTGAGTCGGGGCCCGACCCCAGGGCCGGGGGTGCTTCGCTGACCCTTGCCAGTTCTgggtaacggattgaaggcttcaactggtcgctaacgaagacgccgtcggggacgggcattcggccggatgccgcctttgccagctcgtcggcggcttcgttgaagcaccttgcgacgtggttgagctctagcccatcgaacttgtcttcgagcttacggaccttgttgcagtaggctgccatcttggggtcatggcagctccactccttcatgacttgttcgacgactagctaggagtcgccccggatgtccagccgacggatgcccagctcgatggcgatgcggagcccgttgaggagggcttcgtactcggcgacattattggatgcaggaaagtggaggcggatcatgtacctgatgcgcacgcccagaggcgagacgaagacgagacccgctccggcgcgagccctcatcagtgacccgtcgaagtacattgtccagtactcctgcttctccgacGCCGATGGCGTTtgaatctccgtccactctgccacgaagtcggcgagtacctgggacttgatggcggtgcggggggcgtaggtgataccctggtccatgagctcaagcgcccaaTTCGCGATCCTCCCCGTGGTGTTctggttccggattacttcgccTAGTGGGAAtgacgaaacaaccgttaccgggtgggaggtgaagtagtggcgcagcttcctcttcgtgataaggatggcgtagatgagcttctggatctatgGGTAACGtgtcttggactcggacaagacctcgctgatgaaatacaccAGGCGTTGTACgttgagagcgtgtccctcctcttctcgctccgccaccagggccgcgctaaccacctgggtggtcgccgcgatgtagagcaggaggggctcgccaTCGGTAGGTGGGACTAGGaccggggccttcgtcaggaggtccttgagtcggtcaagtgcctcctgggcctcgctggtccattcgaagcggtcagtctttttcaggagtcgatagagaggaagccctcGCTCACCGAGACGCGAGATGAAGTGGCTTAGAGCCGCCAAGCATCCCGTGATgcgctggactccctttatattccggattggccccatgtcgctgatggccgctatcttctccgggttcgcttcgatgccgcgtacggagacgatgaagcttaatagcatgccccttgggactccgaacacacatttttcgggattgagcttaatacacttatccctcagcctttcgaaggctagttcaaggTCGAGGACGAGCTGATCGcccctcttggatttgactacgatgtcatcaacgtaagcctcaacggtccgcccgatgaggtccccgaagcactttagcatgcatcgctggaaagtagcccccgcgtttttgaggccgaaaggcatcttgacgtagcagtaggggccaaagagggtgatgaaggaggtggcgagtTGGTCGgtctctttcatcgcgatctgatggtagccggaatatgcgtcgaggaagctgagggtttcgcacccggcggttgagtcgactatttgatctatgcgtggcaaagggaACAGGTCCTTTGGAcatgctttgttgagaccggtataatcgacacacatcctccatttcccgttcttttttggtacaaggacaggattagccagccactcggggtggtgcacttccttgatgaacccggccgtcagaagcttctggagctcttcgccgatggccttgcgcctttcctcgtcgaaacggcgcaatccttgcttcactggcttggagccggccttgatgttcaaggagtgctcggcgacttctctcggaatgccaggcatgtccgagggcttccacgcgaagacgtcgctgttcgcgcggaggaagtcgatgagcgcgctttcctatttgggggacaaggccgcgctgatccgcacgacTCCTCCGTTGGAATAGCTGggatcgagggggacctccttgatgccttcggtgggctcgaagGAGGTGTTcggctgcttggagtcgggccggccttcggtggcctccgcgagctggaccgccaagtcgctcgtgacggtgatggccgcggcgtactcgcagcactctacgtcgcactcaTACGCCTTCTGAAAGGTTGtaccgacggtgatgaccccgttgggccccggcagcttgagcttgaggtaggtgtagttggggatagccatgaactttgcatagcatggccgtcccaagatggcgtggtaggttccgcggaaccctaccacctcgaaggtgaggacctccttcctgtagttggaaggggtcctgaaagtaacgggcaagtcgatttccccgagaggcattgcctgcttccctggcacgacgccatggaaaggCGCCTTGCTGGGACAGATGCGGGAAtggtcgatccccatagcgtcgagggtctcggcgtagaggatgttgaggccgctgcccccatccatgagcaccttggtgaggcgcgtcgtaccgacgatggggtcgacgacgagagggtagcgtcccggatgccggacgcatccagggtggtcggaccggtcgaaggtgatggccggtcccgACCAGTCcaggaaggccggagtcgctagctcggccgcgtagacctcccggcgctccagcttctgctggcgcttggtgtcgtacgccgcggagccgccaaagatcatgaagcagtcgtccaccttgggaaagccgtcttccttctcttcgtcgtccttcttttcctcatcgggcctCCGCTTCCGGTTgtctttcaccggattgcccacgaagtacctcttcatgaggttgcaatctttgtaggcatgcttcgcggggaactcgtggttcgggcacggtccctcgagcagtttgtcgaagaagccgggagtgccctcggggggctgctgccctcgcttgcgctcgacggcggccacgaggggggcctcgcgtcgctgtttgcccttcttcttctgctggcggttggaggtgccttcgtcagcatcctcctcccgcttcaccttgcccttggagcggtcgaagatcgctccaacagcctcttcgcccgaggcgtagctggtggcgatgttgaggagctcctccgtggttcgcgggcctcggcacTCCAGCTcttggacgaggggccggcaggaggttcccgctaggaaggcccctatgacgtcggtgtccgcgatgttggagagctcggtgcgcttcctggagaagcgccggatataatcccggagggactcgtccgccccctggcgacAACTCTgaaggtcccaggaattgccggggcgcgtgtacgtgccttggaagttccctatgaaaacctccttcaggtcgttccagctgcgaactcgtcccgaagggatatgttccagccaagcTCGCGTTGAGTCGGCTAGCaagaggggtaggttgcggatgataaacaggtcatcatccgccccgccggtttgacatgcaagccggtaatcgttGAGCCATACCCCAGGATTTGTCTCCCATGAGTATTTGGCTATATttgtgggttgcctgaagcgcggcagaaaaggcgcgttcaggatgcgcgcagagaaggcccggggcccagccGGGACGGGGCTCGGgttgcggtcttccccgctgtcgtagcacccgccacggtggacgtggtagcctcgatctaccccgtcctccctgtccacgcgggagcgcctccgcacgttcagggtgtcgcgggcgtcgcggatggggccgacgcgctggtggacggatcgagcctcgcctcccgcgggtggtggcgtccgtcgggcggacgcggcctgatttgccctaggagggggttgatggatagactccccccgcctttccgggggcgcgtcgagcgtcgccctgctggcgttctgcccACGTCGCCGGGATgcggaactttccgcctgctggacggcggtgcattcgagcaggttgcgcatctcttggcgtgccggtcgctcctcgggcgtcgccagTTCGGGGAGTTGCCGGAGCAAAACCGCCACGGCTGCGACGttttggctggcgcgggcgaagagctgtggacgctcttcgtccgcgcaaatgcactgctggacgtcgcgcgcccgttgtcgtgctccgCCCTCGTGGTGGGGATGCTCGACTTCTTGGCGGGCGTctgcgcgcgcctccggctgctgAGAGCATGACCGGtgcccttggtaaggctccggtcatggccgcggcgcgcgagggggagTTCTTTGTCTCCCCTCGGTGCCGTTGCTGTTGGACCCCTCGAAGTGCGCGTCGGCCATGAgacactcacgcgaggggtgggggctcccgctgctggagccaGTGTCGGAGATCGTCCTCACCGCGcctgcgagctcgttgctcgcgggtgacgcggtcatggaccgcgctaggaggtgTCCATAAGCCCCCGTGGCATTGCGTAGCCCAAAGGGCCGTCCTCGTGGTGAGGGCCTTCTGGTATgcgaccggccgctcgccgctgtcctggcggcggggccgagggcagcaggacgagcgggcaagacgaggatagggatcagctcgatcccttccccggtggcgaggaagtctaggctcccgaaacggatcagggagcccggagcgaagctgctatcgtaattggccatctgaggctggaaatgtacgcgcaaaggtcccctacctggcgcgccaactgtcgttgtcaagactggcggatcaagacttagactagtaaatttcttttatgcgcgtaaggcttcagatggtgatGTGgaagacacgggtttagactggttcgggcaagggaagccctacatccagtatcaaggatgctcgtattgcccacgcggggttctgtagtaggggttacagatcgacgagagagggactggtcccaagtctctctGTGCTTGTGCTCTCTGGGAGCGTAGTagtgtgctgtggcttgtgggagaagaagccgatcccttTCTCTGGCCCTTGGTgcccccttttatatcgtaaggggggcggccggagttacagctaGGACCGGGCAAGGAGGACAGTAAGAGTGTAAACGTAGTACGGTAAGAATACGGCAAGAAGGGAGGAACAAGTTCCTAGATGCCCGGCGCCTTTGCCGGCCCCTGAcgagcgccggcgtgcatgctggaggaggggggcggccgtgtgccaactgtcgtcgcgccctACAGATAGCCCCTTCGGTGTTCGTAGGCgtcgggttatgatgaaggcgtttcgtcgCCACTTTGGTgtccgttggggaggacggcggatgccaccgtcctgatgatggcttctggagagagggcgtcacatccccgCTGCTGGGCGCGCAggacccgagggcgcgcggggcccgaggatgGGCGAGTCTCCCTCttctccggtcggcgcaggccatgagtacctgCGGTGAATGGAAGggagccgccagcactgtagcttgtacagtgtggtcgtgcatgggtacttgcaccggcttgcgtgaggagcgcggtcatcttTCTTCCTGCCAggctgcggcgcatttatgatgAGGCCGACaagggggacccacgggatcgCTACCTTGTCCATCCGGTCCGCACCCGAGGGGGACGTCCGTCCGGGGGGGCCcagcgagtccgacccctgtgctcggggtcggacgaggcggaatcttgtagcgaggggtcgggcgcccccgaccctggggtcgcggtcggacgaggcggagcctcgcggcggggggtcggacgctcccgaccccgggaccgcgatcgggcgaggcggagcctagTGGCGGGAGGTCGgatgctcccgaccccgggaccgcggtcgggcgaggcggggtTTTGATTATGCTGGGTGGACCTGGGCCTTTGTGTTTGTTcttttaagcggtatttaggagatcgttaatatttccccccaacacctgTAAACCAAACTTCCGTAAAAAGGAGCGCTCCGTTGCAAAATTCAAGTCATAACTACAAGCGAAACAATGATCAGTgcttctgaagtctgaaccctGTAGATATTTTGCAAATCCGGACTAACAAGCCTAATGGTTTTTCTAACTGAACTCTAATTAGAAATTccctaaggtcccgtttggatcattggaattgaattccattctaataatcataatttagacacaaattaattaagctaatataattgtatgtggaatatagttgtatattatagttggtgatatgggagagatacttatatgctacacttctactatagataagcgagtccaagagcgtgctataagaattgaattccattctaataactataatctatagaatcaatttccatctcccacctcatgaatttaagataggcttatatctaaactttggaaagttgtggaatgccacattccaatataaattagcctacttcattaagtagattccaattccatcaaaatgaagggatccaaacggggcctaatgtTGCCTATCAAGAAATGGTGTCATCTCAAGTGACCTTATGCAATCAACCACCTAGGATAACTGCAATGATAACCACCCAAGTAAAATCCATAAAGGGAGTTAACCGAAGAAGCATCATGACATGCACAAAAGGTACCAGGAACTTGCTGATCGATCAACATAAGTGAAATTCTCAAATCTTGAAAGAATGATTATACTAATTTAAGTCCTAACAGAAAAGCAGACCTATACCTCCACTGTAGGTTATCCTGTTTGGCAAGAATGATTATCCAATCCTTTTGGTTtgatataaaataaaaaatgacaaAATTACGTCACAAAGAACATCACCTGTGCTCATATATTGTTTCTAGATCACCCTAAGCCATGCGCATCTAAAATAAAGTAACAAAGACGAAATTAGCTTTCAGAACTATTCTACCTCACTGCCAGGATGGTTCTCTTAAAAAGAAACAGTCTAAAATCCTCCTAAATCAATCCATTATTGTGTAATATTGATTATAGAAGAACAACATTGAGGAACTGGTATGTCAATCGATAATTTTCTTCCACACATAATCTTTTCAAGAAACTATTCTATCTCAATGCAGAAGAATTTCTGGCCAAATCAACAAAGATAGTGTAAAGtgataaaagaaaaaacaattaGTTATAGCTACTTAAAAAATTAGTTACCTGAAGCTGGTGGTAGTTAAGAAAGAACAAACACA
This sequence is a window from Setaria italica strain Yugu1 chromosome III, Setaria_italica_v2.0, whole genome shotgun sequence. Protein-coding genes within it:
- the LOC111256751 gene encoding fibrous sheath CABYR-binding protein-like, with amino-acid sequence MCSAAPRGLVLQLAPKKALRASSSSGGWTVVPPTASGGVLGEAADPSAGVVPVMAASGAAAALAAGGGADPIPSSVPPVAPTAQGIIPPGPQTGEVIDLDADEAKGTTAMGGGTDAPAAVAGSAAEGPPAPETAAEEATATVAGTSAPIIPVEVAPAAEAEGPAGGTPAGVEEPPLVVAAEGEVAAGIPILPLASEAAPPLGDPAAASVATSVQVPGPSVNPAASGELAKLKSLLDAKRSEHGALRDAVRVVCDGFGVVPEEGSSSLPAHVLGVHRRGSEIAVDALHTGVRMSGGYAAGYSEAELDEIDAAVFTLAEALAKLLEDEAFPPADPPDKLAVLGLRPNCNYVIFELVS